The stretch of DNA GAGAAGATAAATGGCCGGTTTTTCACATCCGCTCTGGCTCCTCGCTCTTCTCGGCCTCCCCGTCCTCTACGCCCTCTACAAACGTGCCACGACGAGTCGGAAGACTGAGGCGATGGCGTTCTCCCGCCTCGATCTCGTAAAGAAGGCGGCGGGCAGTCCGTCCCGGCGCCCACTGACACTTTTTCTCCTCACCCTCCTCGCCATCGGGCTCATCGTCGTCGGCCTGGCCGGCCCGCACATCCCCCTCGAAGGCACGCACGAGGGCGTGAACGTCGTCCTCGCCATCGACACCTCGGGGAGCATGGCGGCGACCGACTATCCCCCGAACCGACTCGAAACCGCAAAATCGGCAGCAGAACAACTCCTCTCGGGGCTTGAGCCCGAAGACTACGCAGGCGTCGTCACCTTCGAGGCCGGGGCGATGAGCTCCGCATACCTCTCGCCCGAACACGAACGGGTGATCGCAAAACTCATGGCCATCCGGCTCAAAGACGGCCCCACGGCCCTCGGCGACGGCCTCGCCCTCGCCGTGGACATGGCCGACGCCATCCCGAACAGGAAAAAAGTGGTCGTCCTTCTCTCGGACGGCGTGAACAACGCCGGCGTGATCTCACCCACCGAGGCAGCAGTCTTCGCCGTGGAGCGGGAGGTCCGCGTCTACACCATCGGTCTCGGCTCGACCGGGGCGGTCCGGATCGGGACCGGGGAGGATGGGGCGGCGCAGTATGCCGACCTCGACGAGGCCACCTTGAAAGAGATCGCCGAAGAGACCGGCGGGGCGTACTTCAGGTCGGTGGACGGGGCGACCCTGAAGGAGATCTACGCCGCCCTCCCCGGCGAGATCAAACGGGAGCCCGAAGAGACCGGGATCGAGGCGGTGTTCTCTGTCGCCGCCGTCCTCGTCCTGCTCGTCCAGTGCTGGCTCAGGTACGGCAGGGGGCGGATCCTGCCGTGAACAGACGCTACCCCCTCCTCGTCCTCCTGCTCCTCCTCGGTGCGGTGGGCGCCTGCACCGCGGGGGAGATCGTGCTTTCGGCTCCCCAGAGCGAGTACTTTTTTCAGGTCGGCGAGGAGGCGGAGATCACCCTGGACGTGGACAACAGAGGGGGCACGAACGTTCCCGGGATGCTGACGGTTGCAGTCGTCCCCGCCGACGCCGCACAGGGCGGCGGCAGGACGCAGACAAAAAGCCTGACGATCTTCCGTGATCTGACGACCATCGCCGTCGACGCCGGCGCCCCGGACGCCCCGGCGACCTTCACGCTGAAGGTCTCCTTCGCCGGATCCGACGGGAAGACCGCCGTCCTGCCGGAGATCCTGATCCATTTCCTCGGGGAAACCTCATCGATCCCTGCAACAGAGCCTGCCGCTCAGGTGACGTCGTCAGCCGCCGCATCGCCGGGGGGTCAGGCGCAGTCGGGCGGAACCGCCATCGACCGGGCCGTCCAGGCCGGGCAGACGGTGCAGGACGCCGCAGTCCTCAGGGAGGCGATGGCCGCCGAGGATAGCGCCGCCGCGGCGGCAACGGAGGATCTCCTCTCCCGGGCCATGGCCGACCCGACGGTTGCGGATCTCGACGGCAGGCTTCGCGCCGAAGGGTTTGCCAGAACCGGGAACACCGCCGACCCGGCGGCAGGAACATTTCTCTTCTCCTACCAGAGAGACGGCGGCACCGGAGCTCAGATCAGCGGAGCGATGGACGACGATCTCAGGTTCGCCCGCCTGGACACGGCGGCCTCCCTCGACGTGCCCGCCCTCCTTGCCGAAAACGAAACCTTCTACGATTATATGAGCCAGCTCACCACCGAGGGCCTGCCCAGGGGCGGCACGACGATCAACGCCACCCACCAGAGCGAGCGCCTCGCCTTCTCCTTCGGAGATGGGGCGGCCTTCATCAACGCCACGATCGCGGACAGCGCCGTGCAGGAGGTCAGCCTCCAGAGACGGTTCAACTGGATCCCCTTCGCCGCCCTCATGGTCGGTCTCGTGGGGGCGTTTGCGCTGGCGATGCGGCGGCGGCAGATGGGCGGCGCGGAGA from Methanofollis liminatans DSM 4140 encodes:
- a CDS encoding vWA domain-containing protein, giving the protein MAGFSHPLWLLALLGLPVLYALYKRATTSRKTEAMAFSRLDLVKKAAGSPSRRPLTLFLLTLLAIGLIVVGLAGPHIPLEGTHEGVNVVLAIDTSGSMAATDYPPNRLETAKSAAEQLLSGLEPEDYAGVVTFEAGAMSSAYLSPEHERVIAKLMAIRLKDGPTALGDGLALAVDMADAIPNRKKVVVLLSDGVNNAGVISPTEAAVFAVEREVRVYTIGLGSTGAVRIGTGEDGAAQYADLDEATLKEIAEETGGAYFRSVDGATLKEIYAALPGEIKREPEETGIEAVFSVAAVLVLLVQCWLRYGRGRILP